From the Drosophila simulans strain w501 chromosome 2L, Prin_Dsim_3.1, whole genome shotgun sequence genome, the window AGCGACGCATAATCCCAAATCGCACCGAGGGGCATCAGCAACATCGGCTTTAGTACACTTTGAAAAACAGCTAgctaattaattcaaattaattgataaaGCTAATGGATCTTGAAGTCGTTTTTGCGAAAGAAGGAATCTACTAAGCGATACAGAAGATACACGTTATGATGTATCGGAAATAGATAGTATTCCTTTTCAATCTGAAATACGAAGTTTATTTAAAGCCttatttaataacatataactttattaaatagtattaatttgtatataactTGCAATAATATGAATTTGTAGGCCCATATagcttgttttatttattgtttatgatttatgatttCTATTTGTGTAGTCCAGATACCCAGAGGTGACTCAGCCGGCATTTATCGAGCTGTACTTGGGCATTGTTGGGTCCATCCAGTCTGCGTCTCCTCCTACTGATCCACCCACGGACcatcgtccttcgtcctgtgcCCTCGGCCCTCGCATCAAAGTTGTGCCCTTTGTTTTCGCCTGGTTCCCGGTTGCGTGGTCCTTTCTGTGTCCTGTGCGTGGTGGTCCGGGcctgcatttttttttgtgtttttgttccATCCTGTTTCTGCTTTTGGTGTTCGGTTTGGACTCGAGCTCTTCTTTTTCGACTTCCACACGGCCACCCTACTCcctttttgtttgtgtaaCATTCCATATCCATTTGCAACAACGcgcgcaaaacaaaaaaaaaaagcagcgaGCAGAATAAAGAACCGAAGGGAAACCGACAAACAACCCCTTTTCCACCCTTGGGGGTGGTGCCGAATCCTCAGCCTCAGCCTCGTTCTCCGCcccagcatcagcagcatttTAATTCGAATTGGTATTGCTCCGGcactgttattgttgttttgtagCTGGCTTACCACCCCAATCCCCCCCTCTGGAAAAGTCCTGGGTTCAGGTTCACCCTCGCTGTTTGGTTTCCATTTGATGCTGATAAATTGTAAGTACGCCTGGGTGGGCAGCGGGGTGTTAAGGATTCGCGCAGCGGAGGAAGTTGCATACATCGCATAATTTGATAAAATATTGCACGCTTCGCCCTTTGtctgaaattattattatttcgcttttttttttattttggttgtACGCAGCGCGCATATGATGGGCATTAGATGTAATCAATAAGAGCTCGACGCAATCCATTCAGTTCGGCTAATGGATGAGAAATCCTATCAAAGTGGCGAAATCAAATTCTGTGCGTTACAGTTTCCTTTTTCCGCGCCACGTTTTGTGCGCAAATCGGTAATTATTTAGAGTGTGATGGCTTTCACGGGAATTAGattaaaacaaagcgaatCGCACAGTACTTTTGTAGTACCTATACTAAGAAACTTTGGGCAACTTGCATCAATATGAACAATTAAACATGAAAATTAAAGCAAGTTACACCTGAGGTTGAAAAACCAAGGATTGTTAAGACTTTTATCTATTTTTCCACACATATATGTTGTTTTGTTCAATAAGCCGCCATCAAATCTTTCCTTTTCTGACaaaccaataaaacaaaatcttccaaatgctttttgttttttcccttTGTTAGCTAAAATGGGCCAAGTTTATCTTGGTTTGAACAACTGGCAAATGGCGGAAGCGCATCAAGCCTGTCAAGCCGGAAATGAGCGATAAATATATCTTCATTCGCTTCTTATTTTGAACGCAAGTCGGCAGCGATTTCCCCAGCGTACAATTGgcacattttttgtatttcgttGACGTCTGCCAATAAAagtaacaaaataaaatatggcaCTGCCAGGAGTgcgttcgtgtgtgtgtgtgtgtttctgtggCCTGGGGATCGGAAGTGCTACCTTGAAAACGATACGCTGGGGAATCATTAGGCGAACCGTCATGGGCTGCCATAAATATTGCCAATATAACGAAAGCACGTCGATAATAAGGTTAGGAAGCCATGCTCGTGTACCCAGGAATCAACTGAATCTCCGAAGAGAGGACTAGCCAGGGCGGAGGGCAGAAAAAGCCTCTTCATAAATGTGCCCAATTCGGTTTTCAACAATAAAATGCTAATGATTGATTCACATTGCCCCATGGAGTGCCGTTAGTTCGAGCCAAGCGCCACAAAACCAAGGATTCTATGGTTTTGTCTAATTTGCGCATACCCGAACATTAAATTGGGGTTTTCGGGCTTTTGCATTTGTAATTTTGCCTGACGAAAAAGTCAGCGTTGTAAGTTGTCTACAACTCGAATGAAAGATACCGTAAAATGaagttttaaaacatataccCTTATATAATTAAACTAGGTGATCTAataatagtttaaaaaaaaacattaaataatttcctAAATTTAGTTAACAGCGTCACAAACTGAATAGAGCCACTTATGTCCATGCCCGCGGCGGCTTGGTTCGAGGGTCATCCATTAACCCATGACAACCCCTTGACGGATCACGAGGTACGAGCCAAAAAATCCCTGGGCTGGCCATTTACAATTGGTCCGCAGTGCGGAACCTAAGCTAATGATGACTGGCATGCACAAATGTACAAAtcttaattatgcaaatcacggtcgcgcataaattatgcaaattataatgaaattcCTCATTGCCTCGGCCGGACCTGGGATCCGAGAACCCGGATACGGACCAGCGACAAATGCccatctatatgtatatggattGATAAAAATGTGgccataaaatgaaaaaacagaaaatttaaatttcgacCGGCCCGGGGTTGAAAAGTCGAAATGATTGTGTTGGCCGTAGCTGAAGCGCCGTAAATTGCAATGTAAATGCTGCATATATAAACTGAATTAGTCCCAGAACAATTACAACAAGGGAGAGTGCACTGCGATTGCAAATATACCCGATTCCGATCCCGAAAcctaaagaaaaaaaaaaaactctcaCAATCACGCAGCAAATGGTGCATTGCCTAGAGGGGCTGTCCAGATTCCGGatttcattgaaaataatggcaTACGGTGACTGCTGCCCCGAACATCTGACACAATAATTTTCCCTACGAAACGAGGGAAGCGCAAACAAAgggcaaatggaaaagttgccagcgcaaattattaaatttatcatGCGCGAAGTCATTAGGTCTGTCGCCCGAGCTCGTAGTTTGACTTATTCTAAGGACTAAACGACTGCAGGCAGctccacacgcacacacactccgCCACTAATACATAAATGTCCTGCGAGGCCTGAAGTGTGGCAAGTCATTAGTGGGCATTGCAGTTGACAGGAGGATAGAGATGCTGGCTCTGgataataaacatttgcttTAAAGAACCTAGTTTATACCTTTAAAAGTAGCTTCTTcgaaaaattatttcaaattttaaattaacaataaaatttacaagCCAATATAGCAATGTTTGCTTAAAGTGAATGTTCGTTCAGAGATTTTATCTATTTAATTTCATGAGAACAAAAGTTCTCTAAGTttgattttaaacatttatcaGAGCAACACTAACAGAGAATCTGTCGGATGActtctttaaaaaatgtttgattttcatGATAATATAAACTGGTTCCCATTTTAAGAGcggatttttaaatatttcaaaaaatatttcaattgaaaaacaCTCTTATAATATActtgtaattgaaaaatgtgttttttttttatatttaaaaatcataaaaatataccCAACAAATGATTgcttaaaactaataaatacaatcaaataaataaatatttggccTAGATATGCCTAGCACTTCCGATCATTTTCCATACCTTTTTCTAGCGTATGCGCCTTTGCCAACGAAAATATTTGGCATGTGCCATTTATGGCATTGTTCCAGCTTTGAACAATGCGATACCATAATTTCCAGGCAACTCGCAAACGCACAAACTCGCTCACGTAGAGAATGCCATGCAGATGCGGCATCCTCTGAGCTATGCTGTACATGGGCATATAGGCGAAATACTAGGATGCACGGGCTATGGCCGTATTCCTGGTCCTTGTTCCTCGTTCAACCCCCTAGGACAGGAATCCAGGACTGGCCAGGCGGCCCAGGATCAGCAGGCAGTGAGCATGTGATTAGATTCAGTttcaatggaaattgaaatcacAGACAAAGGAGCGGACCCGGCGGACTCAGGGTGCGAGGGGTGGTGATGGGCCATCAGGGTTGAAAAGGAGCGAAGCGATAAAAATCCTgaacaacaagaaaaatgaattttcggACAGGCAGGGCAAAGGCATTAAAAACTTcatacacttggaaaaaaagtGTCTGcctaaataatattcaaaaatttaatacaaatttgggagataataaaagtttttggtttttgtttaaatcaaGTGTGGTTATAGTTAATTATTactaaaccaatttaaaatatatttattaaattaattaattgattattatttaatatgattttataccaattttaaatgccaatatGAAATTGTTAACTTTCCAATATCAGAATAATTTTATGTtagtaattattattttttttgtgtaggCTGTATCTGATGCTATATGTTATGTTTCAAAGAGGTTTCGTTCTTTAGTCATCATCTATTTTTCTTAGTGCTGAAACTGTGACTCATTCACCTTTGTGAGTATTGGTAATAGTCGTGCTGTATGTATTGGTGTGGATGCTGCATTATGCGAAGCCCAACCACTAAACGTCAACCACCGGCGTCGACACCCGACCCACATTTTATATAGTGGCTCATAATATTCCTTCTGCAGAAAGAGATTAACACCAAACGGCGACGGTGGCGTcggtggcaaaaagtttataaTCATTCGCGCTGACAGAGCAAGAGAGACGGGAAATAGAGACGGAcggagggagagagagagagagcgagcggagaaaaatcggaaaatcgtTATGCGACTACTATAACCCACCACAAAATCGCGGTCGTCTCTGTTGTTGCCGGGCACCTCACACTCGCGCATCGATTCCGATTGCGATTCAGGATCTGAATCCTCTGACACAGCAGCcgcatttgaattttttgccTGGTTTGTGGTGCGTgcgatttttaaaaatgtttaaatccGCAATTTCTTTCACCGTGCTCTGTGCTCTTCGTCCCCTTCGTACACCGGCAAACTTGTGATTTGtggttaatttaaattaataatccTTTAAGTGTGTCATGAATTAACTGCAAGTTAAATAAAGTGCTGCGTCgattttgcatatttgataATCCATTTCGTTGGGTTAATAATTGccaaatttattatttatatttatttacgtaaaattttaaagtttattgcTTTCTAAAGTGTTGAGCtctgaaataaatttaaaaccgctaaaattgtatttgccgTGAAACAGCATATTAAACCATCCCTTAAAATTGAACTATTACACAGCGCCACCTATGAAAAGCTTTGATAAGCTTATATTCAGCTTGTTAATCTAACTACCGCTTAGTATGTTGGCATTGGATTTAAGAAAGGCTTAAGCAATGTTTGGCATTAGTTTAATTCAAGCAGGTTTTTAAAATGTGATAAGCCATTTCGTGttaaaacacaaaacatgTGCTCCACCTATGAAAAGCTTTAATAACCTATTACATACATCAAATTCCGCCAGATGGCGCTACCGAACAGCTGAGCATATTCACCCCTATTTATACGTTTTCTTATGCAACCCTGCATCAAAATAACATTGAGTCGCAAGGACTACCCTAAAAGATTACACATCCCTTCAACCTTTTTTTTCACAGCTGGAAAACCcctataaaatacaataaaatggaTCCCTCGAATCTTGCTTTTGGGTTTCCCGGACTCCCCAACCACGGACACATGCCAATACCTCCCACCGCCAATATGCTTGGTGGCCAGCATCCAGCACCCACCGCCAGTCCACCACAAAGCGTCCCCGGCCGTCGGACGCCACTTGGATCTGTTGGTCTTGGTGGTTTCTATGCCCAGGGAATGGGCATGTCCCAGCAGCCACCGACGGATGAGAACAAACCAGGGCCCAGTGCTCCGGAGAAGCCACTGAGTCCCACGGCCGCCGCCATAGCAGCCATTGCCATCAGTGGTGGCACCACCACGGTGGCCGTGTCCAGTGGTGGCGCCAGCGGAAGTGGCTCCAACAGTGGCAAGCAAAAGAACCGCCAAGGAAAGACGGTGAGGCTGAACATAAATGCCCGAGAACGACGTAGGATGCACGATTTGAATGATGCCCTTGATGAGCTGAGAAGTGTGATTCCCTATGCACATTCGCCTTCTGTGCGAAAGCTGTCGAAAATAGCCACCTTGTTGCTGGCTAAGAACTACATTCTGATGCAGCAAAATGCACTCGAGGAGTTGAGAAGGTAACGTAATACATTAACTATactcaattataattattaacatatatgtttatacTTTCAGACTACTGGCCTATATACAAAGCACCACGGGAGCAGCGCCACTGGATTTGGGTGCCTTTCCGGCGGCAGCCAAGTTGCAGGCTCTTCTTCAAGGACCTCACAACGAACCACCGACTAGCAGCAGTTAAATAAGAGTGCGAGCCACCATAAACTATGGTTAAACTGATAAGCAATCCATTTATGAGCAATACTTTTAAGTCAATTGGaaagaaaatgccaaatacTTGTGTACTAGTCAGACGAAAGGAGGTTGATAAGCAGCCTCTTATCAGAGCAGCCAAGTGAAAATCTGTTCagtgatatttatttttgtcataagcatttcttatttatgcatttaccTAATGTCAACCAATATGTGTAAGATGAATATTACCGAATAAAGTATTATTGAAGTAGAAAGTATGTCGTTGGAAAATGGTTTGTTCATTTTTCAGAATCATCATGCAAACGAAATAAGCGTTTCAAACACTCAAACACGCCCAACCCAACCAACCAATTATAATCATCAGATAACAAACATCAAAGAGCACActcacaattaaaataatataatcttAGATCCGTTTCAAgtcttggcaaaaatatataacatataaatatacatagtTGGCTGTATGGTTTTTGATGATTAAGCAAAAGCCGTTTAGCGGAATTCGAAATTAGCTGATTACAACTAGAAAACTTGTCGATGAATactctaaaaaatatatatatagacatataCGACATGGAGGACGGCGGCGAAGGCGATCGGTGCAAAATCGGCTGGCATTATATTATTCCGGTATGCCCAGGGACAAAACCTTGTTTTTGCCAGTGCGAAAAATGTGCTGCTTGGTGGGCAGTTGACCGATCAAGAAATCCTTCATCATTTCGATGGCATCCCCCGAGTGTCCTGTGCCATGGAAGGCGATGGTGGCATCTCGTCCTGCGTGATCCATAATGACGTCGCCGCCGGGATGATCCCTCAGAAAGTGCGTCACATCGTAGACCCTATCGTAGATTACCACCCAGCAGTCGTCGAAGCTGTCGTGCTGGGCCACCTCCTCCAAAGCGATCTCCGGCAGATCTTCCAGCTTTAAACGTTCCTTTTTGCTCGGTACAACGACCACCTGGTTACTGGACTTTCCATGTCCCAAGGGCACAATCCGCAGCGATTGCAAGAGGTTCGTCAACGCGGATGACATGTTGTAAGTATGCAATTACTTTCACTTTTTACTAATATCTGATACAACGATTTGTAATGCCGCCCGATCACTTCAGACAGCCGGGAGTCTATTCAAGTTGAGTTCTGCTTGGTCGGATTCAGTTCCAGTTTTACTTGGGGTCTTGAGTGTCTTTCGTGTGCAGCCACCGGTACTGGAGTGTCATTCATGCCTTGGATTGTAATCGTTTTATAAATGACAACACGTGAGTCGATCGATGGAGCCGACAGCACGGTGATAAGACTTCGGGTCCAGAGAAGCGAAGCTCCTGTAGATCGGTTTCTATATagtatatgaatatatattttcaaccgAACTGGTTTGCATCTACATATGTTCATGGGAGGGCTAGGCATTGCACTGAGATTGCGAGATTGTGCAATAATGTTTTGTGGTCACTCGCACTCATATGAGTCAATTTCCGAATATGCTCGTAAAGACGagcataaattatatatttctctGTGAATCGGGTTGCTCAATGAGCTAATTACTTGCTAccttataaatttaatgggCCAGCAATTATTAAAAGGGAGACATTATGCGCGCCTATCAGCattacatttgatttattggcaGAAGTCAAACGTGCATCGGGCGAATCAATTACGTCTACGCGAACCGTTTGATCGCCAGTCATTAAGGCaatcaaaatacattttgggTTAATAGCCTGGagttatttgtatttaatactTAAATGCGTTTTAAGTTCGCCAAAAATCACGAATTGTGTCAAGACTCTGACGTTTGTTCTAAATTCTTGAAGCAGTCTAATGGGAACAGAGATAATGACTTCAATATTATCGCTCACTACAACTTTGAACTTGAAATTGGAAAGGATTTGAAAATGATGCCACGCTTTTGAACTATTTGAACCATGGgaaagattttaattttacatgtAGTGAGTACGtttaatcaataaatattacaaaactATAGGTCTGATGAAATTATTCAGACTATTTAATTTCCCATTTATTGAATTCCAGACAGAACGCAGTTAACTAATTCTGTACATTGTATTgtataaatagaaaatattgcAAAGCTGAGGAAATAGTTCAAATTACGCAGtatataacataaatattattcaagtaaaaacaacaagaaaacatttttaaataataatttttaagacGTCACGATTCAATTGTTAttgataatttattattttcaattgagtTCAAGTTTGATGTGTGGTTTTAACAAGATTTGGTAATCTAATATGCTAGCAACTCAGTGTTAAGATCAGCATCATCACGTTAAGTAATGACTTATAACcgcaaaaatattcaaagtcGCAAATGAACGAGCTCTTTAACTGGGCTAAACcatttgactttgactttgaggTTTACATGGACTAGATGTATCCATATTAAATATCTCTTGGGGGTTAGAAAAAGCCTGAGAATGGCATTGCTAATAAAAGGCAGAATATAATTCAGCTATAAGAGGTTATCATTCTAAGTGTGCGTGATTGCGtacatttttggaaaaaacgCGAATCTTTCTTCGacaagaatatttaaataattgcctAGTGCTATCAAATTAGTCTAGAAATATGTAGGGGAAGAGATTATAATTTAGTTCTGACGATTATGTGCAAAAATGTTAAGATAAGGCTGAATGAGTACTAAGTACTTTCAAAACCATTGTCAAGTCCACGGACAGAATTAAATGTGATTATTCATTGGTCTTTTCttatacttttatttaaagttcaaTAGCTATATCACTTCTAAAATAAGCTTTAATCAAAGTTCAACGAAGTTCGAATATTATTagtaatattttcttttttaccacaatcaaatttttggcaaaacagGGAAAAGaaacaatacaaatatttaaatagataaCGACAAGAATTGCAAttcattataaaaatatgaatattatcAACAGCCAGGATTAtatgtttgttattaaatacaaTGTTATAAATACAATGTTATATGTTAAATACAATGATtctgaaaataatattatacgagtcatataaattaatatatttctgtTCAAATATAGAAATAGGTGGCAACACCCAATCTAACTAAAATGCTAGAAAGCTTGTTGAAAACATAAGCTTTTGGAAAAGGTTAACCGATTCGGATTTCGCGGGCTTTTTATAAAATGGGCCAGCTGTTGCTCTTTGGGAAGCTTTTGTGTAAAAAAGGCCTTTCCTTCCGGTAGTTGCATTACTTTTTGGCTAAAACGGGTGGCCAATAGTTAATTATTACTTCCTTATGTTTGTGTATAAGGtatggaaataaattttatttcgaaagACACTTTTTTTAAGTTAGGGATTTTACCGGACATTTCCGTTAGGGACTCGAAGTTTCCCGTTTGCATTTGTGTGGTGTTTCCATCAGCCCATCCGTGTGTTTGGGTGCGAAAGTGTGAGTGTGATGGAA encodes:
- the LOC6732631 gene encoding class E basic helix-loop-helix protein 22; translation: MDPSNLAFGFPGLPNHGHMPIPPTANMLGGQHPAPTASPPQSVPGRRTPLGSVGLGGFYAQGMGMSQQPPTDENKPGPSAPEKPLSPTAAAIAAIAISGGTTTVAVSSGGASGSGSNSGKQKNRQGKTVRLNINARERRRMHDLNDALDELRSVIPYAHSPSVRKLSKIATLLLAKNYILMQQNALEELRRLLAYIQSTTGAAPLDLGAFPAAAKLQALLQGPHNEPPTSSS
- the LOC6732632 gene encoding cytochrome B5-like protein; the protein is MSSALTNLLQSLRIVPLGHGKSSNQVVVVPSKKERLKLEDLPEIALEEVAQHDSFDDCWVVIYDRVYDVTHFLRDHPGGDVIMDHAGRDATIAFHGTGHSGDAIEMMKDFLIGQLPTKQHIFRTGKNKVLSLGIPE